A region from the Rosa rugosa chromosome 6, drRosRugo1.1, whole genome shotgun sequence genome encodes:
- the LOC133715211 gene encoding mannose-1-phosphate guanylyltransferase 1 produces MKALILVGGFGTRLRPLTLSVPKPLVDFANKPMILHQIEALKAIGVTEVVLAINYQPEVMLNFLKEFETKVGIKITCSQETEPLGTAGPLALARDKLIDESGEPFFVLNSDVISDYPLKEMIEFHKSHGGEASIMVTKVDEPSKYGVVVMEESTGKVEKFVEKPKLFVGNKINAGIYLLNPEVLDRIQLRPTSIEKEVFPKIASENKLFAMVLPGFWMDIGQPKDYITGLRLYLDSLRKKSSSKLSHGTHIVGNVLVDETATIGEGCLIGPDVAIGPGCVVESGVRLSRCTVMRGVRIKKHACISSSIIGWHSTVGQWARVENMTILGEDVHVSDEIYSNGGVVLPHKEIKSSILKPEIVM; encoded by the exons ATGAAGGCACTTATTCTCGTTGGAGGTTTTGGAACACGTTTGAGGCCATTGACACTTAGCGTCCCTAAGCCGCTTGTTGACTTTGCCAACAAGCCCATGATCCTGCATCAG attgAGGCTCTTAAGGCAATTGGCGTGACCGAAGTGGTTCTGGCTATCAATTACCAACCAGAG GTGATGCTGAATTTCTTGAAGGAGTTTGAGACAAAGGTTGGGATCAAGATCACATGTTCACAAGAGACTGAACCCCTTGGCACTGCTGGTCCTCTGGCTCTCGCTAGGGACAAACTGATAGACGAATCTGGTGAACCCTTCTTTGTCCTTAACAGTGATGTGATCAGTGATTACCCACTAAAAGAAATGATTGAATTCCATAAATCCCATGGAGGAGAGGCTTCTATAATGGTGACCAAG GTGGATGAGCCATCAAAATATGGAGTGGTGGTTATGGAAGAGTCTACAGGGAAAGTGGAGAAATTTGTGGAGAAACCAAAATTGTTTGTTGGCAACAAAATCAATGCTGGAATATATTTGCTGAATCCCGAAGTTCTTGATCGTATTCAACTGAGACCAACCTCAATTGAGAAAGAGGTTTTCCCAAAGATTGCATCAGAGAATAAGCTCTTTGCAATGGTCCTTCCTGGGTTTTGGATGGACATTGGACAGCCAAAGGATTATATCACAGGCCTGAGACTCTACTTAGACTCGTTGAGGAAGAAGTCTTCATCTAAGTTGTCCCATGGCACCCACATCGTGGGAAATGTTCTGGTAGATGAGACTGCTACAATTGGTGAGGGGTGCCTGATTGGACCAGATGTTGCAATTGGTCCCGGCTGTGTGGTTGAATCAGGAGTTAGGCTTTCTCGCTGCACGGTAATGCGCGGTGTTCGGATCAAGAAGCATGCTTGCATTTCCAGTAGTATCATTGGATGGCACTCCACTGTCGGGCAATGGGCTCGTGTGGAGAACATGACTATCCTTGGTGAAGATGTTCACGTAAGTGATGAAATCTACAGCAATGGAGGTGTGGTTTTGCCTCACAAAGAAATCAAGTCGAGCATTTTGAAGCCGGAGATTGTTATGTGA
- the LOC133718776 gene encoding CASP-like protein 5B2, protein MKVFFGSPGKISGLLLRIGQCFFAAASIGVMVSAHGFYTSTAFCYLIASMGLEFLWSFGLACLDFHALRSKRSLQNPVLVSLFVVGDWVTATLSLAGACSSAGVAVLFSRDLGYCSKTFPCTRFQIGVAFAFISWFLLAISSLVMFWLLGAV, encoded by the exons atgaAGGTGTTTTTTGGGAGTCCAGGAAAGATAAGTGGGCTGCTCCTCAGAATTGGACAGTGCTTTTTTGCTGCTGCTTCTATTGGGGTCATGGTCTCTGCTCATGGCTTCTACACCTCGACTGCATTTTG CTATTTAATTGCATCAATGGGGCTTGAATTCCTTTGGAGTTTTGGACTTGCTTGCCTTGATTTTCATGCTTTGAGGTCAAAGAGGAGCTTGCAGAATCCTGTTTTAGTGAGCCTATTTGTTGTTGGAGACTGG GTAACTGCTACTCTTTCACTGGCAGGTGCATGCTCATCAGCTGGGGTGGCAGTTCTGTTCTCAAGAGACTTGGGTTACTGCTCCAAGACATTTCCATGCACCAGGTTCCAAATCGGGGTGGCTTTCGCTTTTATCTCATGGTTCCTCCTCGCTATTTCCTCACTTGTCATGTTTTGGCTGCTAGGTGCAGTGTAA
- the LOC133715496 gene encoding uncharacterized protein At2g39795, mitochondrial-like, translated as MAFTSILRRSASSLAPLATRLVRGQRNYHAAVITAINHSSFAGRRPSSLSPLVPSPRYYSKADDSLLRVIDAEIQCAEETDDQEIEEVPSGFSFKIEDEPGFQTVKLRRTYQDEEIEVEVHMPDLVTGEGEDDDVDDDGNEHANQSSIPLVVSVSKGSGAPILEFSCNAFPDEIAIESLVVKNPNTSEDQIPYEGPDFHDLDENLQKSFHKYLEIRGIKPSTTNFLHEYMINKDSREYKNWLKKLKQFVQD; from the exons ATGGCTTTCACTTCCATCCTTCGCAGATCGGCCTCATCTCTCGCCCCACTAGCCACCCGGCTCGTCCGCGGCCAACGGAACTACCACGCCGCCGTCATCACCGCCATAAACCACTCCAGCTTCGCCGGCCGGAGGCCCTCCTCTCTGAGCCCTCTGGTCCCAAGCCCTCGCTACTATTCCAAGGCCGACGACAGCCTTCTCCGAGTCATCGACGCCGAGATTCAGTGCGCCGAGGAGACCGATGATCAGGAG ATTGAAGAGGTTCCGAGTGGTTTCTCTTTTAAGATAGAAGATGAGCCTGGATTTCAGACTGTGAAACTGAGGAGAACTTATCAAGATGAAGAGATTGAAGTGGAAGTTCACATGCCTGATCTAGTTACTGGCGAAGGTGAGGATGATGATGTGGATGATGATGGTAACGAACACGCCAATCAATCGAGCATCCCATTGGTCGTGAGCGTCTCCAAGGGTAGTGGCGCGCCTATTCTAGAGTTTAGCTGCAATGCTTTCCCTGATGAGATTGCAATTGAGAGCTTGGTTGTTAAGAATCCCAATACTTCTGAGGATCAAATCCCCTACGAGGGGCCTGACTTCCA TGATTTGGATGAGAATCTCCAGAAGTCCTTCCACAAGTACTTGGAGATTAGGGGAATCAAGCCCAGCACAACCAATTTCTTGCATGAGTACATGATCAATAAAGACAGCAGGGAATATAAGAACTGGTTGAAGAAACTTAAGCAGTTCGTTCAAGATTAA
- the LOC133714253 gene encoding delta-1-pyrroline-5-carboxylate synthase isoform X1, whose amino-acid sequence MGDVDSSRAFLRDVKRIVLKVGTAVVTRNDGRIALGRLGALCEQLKELNTQGYEVILVSSGAVGLGRQRLRYRKLINSSFADLQKPQAELDGKACAAVGQNSLMALYDTLFSQLDVSSAQLLVTDSDFRDKDFRRQLNDTVKSLLSLKVVPIFNENDAVSTRRAPYEDSSGIFWDNDSLAALLALELKADLLVLLSDVEGLYSGPPSDPRSKLIHTYIKEKHQTEITFGDKSRVGRGGMTAKVKAAVNAAYAGIPVIITSGFAPECLTKVLQGQRIGTLFHQDAHLWCSFKEVDARGMAIAARESSRRLQAMTSEQRKKILLDIADAIEANAKKIIVENEADVSAAQQVGYEKSLISRLALKSGKITSLANSVRVLANMEDPIGHVLKKTELADGLVLEKTSSPLGVLLIVFESRPDALVQIASLAIRSGNGLLLKGGKEARRSNAILHKVITEAIPESVGGKLIGLVTSREEIPDLLKLDDVIDLVIPRGSNKLVSQIKNSTKIPVLGHAEDEDIHFSEPTRIVWYVDGICHLYVDKSANMDMAKRIVLDAKLDYPAACNAMETLLVHKDLVHTILFSDLIVDLRSEGVTLYGGPRASALLNIPEVHSFHLEYSSLACTIELVDDVHAAIDHIHEHGSAHTDCIIAEDQEVVDLFLGQVDSAAVFHNASTRFCDGARFGLGAEVGISTSRIHARGPVGVEGLLTTRWILRGSGQVVNGDKGITYTHKDLPIEP is encoded by the exons ATGGGTGACGTGGATAGTTCTCGGGCTTTCCTCAGAGACGTCAAGCGCATCGTTCTTAAG GTTGGAACTGCTGTTGTGACCAGAAACGATGGAAGAATTGCTCTTGGGAGATTAGGCGCGCTTTGTGAGCAG CTCAAGGAGTTGAAcactcaaggatatgaggtcaTATTGGTGTCGTCAGGAGCCGTTGGCCTCGGCCGCCAAAGGCTCAGATACAGGAAATTAATTAACAGCAG TTTTGCTGATCTCCAAAAACCACAAGCTGAACTCGATGGGAAGGCATGTGCAGCTGTTGGACAGAACTCTCTGATGGCTCTCTACGATACGTTGTTTAGTCAG TTGGATGTGTCATCAGCGCAGCTCCTTGTAACAGATAGTGATTTTAGGGATAAAGATTTTAGGAGGCAGCTTAATGATACGGTGAAATCATTGTTATCTTTGAAGGTTGTTCCCATATTTAATGAAAATGATGCAGTCAGTACGAGGAGAGCTCCATATGAG GATTCTTCTGGTATATTTTGGGATAATGATAGTTTAGCAGCTCTTCTGGCTTTGGAGCTAAAGgctgatcttcttgttcttttgAGTGATGTTGAGGGCCTGTATAGTGGGCCTCCAAGTGACCCACGTTCCAAGCTTATCCATACCTACATAAAGGAGAAGCATCAGACTGAAATTACTTTTGGTGACAAATCTAGAGTGGGAAGAGGGGGTATGACTGCTAAAGTAAAAGCTGCCgttaatgctgcttatgctggCATCCCCGTTATTATCACCAG TGGATTTGCTCCCGAATGCCTCACTAAAGTCCTTCAAGGACAACGTATTGGTACCCTTTTCCATCAAGATGCACATTTATGGTGTTCATTCAAAGAGGTTGATGCAAGAGGGATGGCAATTGCAGCAAGGGAAAGTTCCAGACGTCTACAG GCCATGACTTCAGAGCAAAGGAAAAAAATTCTTCTGGATATAGCCGATGCCATTGAAGCAAATGCTAAAAAGATCATTGTTGAAAATGAAGCTGATGTTTCTGCTGCACAACAAGTGGGATATGAAAAATCCTTGATATCTCGCCTGGCTCTAAAGTCTGGCAAG ATTACAAGTCTTGCAAATTCTGTTCGCGTGCTTGCAAACATGGAAGATCCAATTGGTCATGTTTTGAAAAAAACCGAG CTTGCAGATGGTCTTGTCTTAGAGAAAACATCAAGTCCATTGGGTGTTCTCCTGATTGTATTTGAATCCCGTCCTGATGCACTAGTACAG ATAGCTTCATTAGCCATCCGAAGCGGGAATGGGCTTCTCTTGAAGGGGGGAAAGGAGGCTAGGAGATCAAATGCAATTTTACATAAG gtTATCACAGAAGCCATCCCAGAGAGTGTTGGGGGGAAGCTAATTGGACTTGTAACTTCAAGAGAGGAGATTCCAGATCTGCTTAAG CTTGACGATGTGATTGATCTTGTGATCCCAAGAGGCAGCAATAAACTGGTTTCTCAAATCAAGAATTCTACCAAGATTCCAGTTTTGGGGCATGCTG AGGATGAAGATATTCATTTTAGTGAACCAACCCGTATTGTTTGGTACGTAGATGGAATATGCCATCTCTATGTTGACAAGTCTGCAAATATGGATATGGCAAAGCGAATTGTTTTGGATGCAAAACTAGATTATCCAGCAGCCTGTAATGCAATG GAAACACTTCTTGTACATAAGGATTTAGTGCATACAATTCTCTTCAGTGATCTCATTGTTGACCTTCGCTCTGAAG GGGTTACATTATATGGTGGACCAAGGGCAAGCGCGTTGCTCAATATTCCAGAAGTTCATTCGTTTCATCTAGAATACAGTTCATTGGCTTGCACTATTGAGTTAGTAGATGATGTACATGCAGCCATTGATCATATTCATGAACATGGAAG TGCACATACTGATTGCATCATTGCAGAAGACCAAGAAGTTGTGGATCTGTTTTTAGGTCAAGTTGACAG TGCTGCTGTTTTTCACAATGCAAGCACAAGGTTTTGTGACGGTGCTCGATTTGGACTCGGTGCAGAG GTTGGGATAAGCACAAGTCGCATTCATGCTCGGGGTCCTGTAGGAGTAGAAGGATTATTAACAACGAGATG GATTCTGAGAGGAAGTGGACAAGTAGTGAATGGTGATAAGGGGATCACTTACACCCACAAGGACCTCCCAATTGAGCCCTAA
- the LOC133714253 gene encoding delta-1-pyrroline-5-carboxylate synthase isoform X2, giving the protein MGDVDSSRAFLRDVKRIVLKVGTAVVTRNDGRIALGRLGALCEQLKELNTQGYEVILVSSGAVGLGRQRLRYRKLINSSFADLQKPQAELDGKACAAVGQNSLMALYDTLFSQLDVSSAQLLVTDSDFRDKDFRRQLNDTVKSLLSLKVVPIFNENDAVSTRRAPYEDSSGIFWDNDSLAALLALELKADLLVLLSDVEGLYSGPPSDPRSKLIHTYIKEKHQTEITFGDKSRVGRGGMTAKVKAAVNAAYAGIPVIITSGFAPECLTKVLQGQRIGTLFHQDAHLWCSFKEVDARGMAIAARESSRRLQAMTSEQRKKILLDIADAIEANAKKIIVENEADVSAAQQVGYEKSLISRLALKSGKITSLANSVRVLANMEDPIGHVLKKTELADGLVLEKTSSPLGVLLIVFESRPDALVQIASLAIRSGNGLLLKGGKEARRSNAILHKVITEAIPESVGGKLIGLVTSREEIPDLLKLDDVIDLVIPRGSNKLVSQIKNSTKIPVLGHADGICHLYVDKSANMDMAKRIVLDAKLDYPAACNAMETLLVHKDLVHTILFSDLIVDLRSEGVTLYGGPRASALLNIPEVHSFHLEYSSLACTIELVDDVHAAIDHIHEHGSAHTDCIIAEDQEVVDLFLGQVDSAAVFHNASTRFCDGARFGLGAEVGISTSRIHARGPVGVEGLLTTRWILRGSGQVVNGDKGITYTHKDLPIEP; this is encoded by the exons ATGGGTGACGTGGATAGTTCTCGGGCTTTCCTCAGAGACGTCAAGCGCATCGTTCTTAAG GTTGGAACTGCTGTTGTGACCAGAAACGATGGAAGAATTGCTCTTGGGAGATTAGGCGCGCTTTGTGAGCAG CTCAAGGAGTTGAAcactcaaggatatgaggtcaTATTGGTGTCGTCAGGAGCCGTTGGCCTCGGCCGCCAAAGGCTCAGATACAGGAAATTAATTAACAGCAG TTTTGCTGATCTCCAAAAACCACAAGCTGAACTCGATGGGAAGGCATGTGCAGCTGTTGGACAGAACTCTCTGATGGCTCTCTACGATACGTTGTTTAGTCAG TTGGATGTGTCATCAGCGCAGCTCCTTGTAACAGATAGTGATTTTAGGGATAAAGATTTTAGGAGGCAGCTTAATGATACGGTGAAATCATTGTTATCTTTGAAGGTTGTTCCCATATTTAATGAAAATGATGCAGTCAGTACGAGGAGAGCTCCATATGAG GATTCTTCTGGTATATTTTGGGATAATGATAGTTTAGCAGCTCTTCTGGCTTTGGAGCTAAAGgctgatcttcttgttcttttgAGTGATGTTGAGGGCCTGTATAGTGGGCCTCCAAGTGACCCACGTTCCAAGCTTATCCATACCTACATAAAGGAGAAGCATCAGACTGAAATTACTTTTGGTGACAAATCTAGAGTGGGAAGAGGGGGTATGACTGCTAAAGTAAAAGCTGCCgttaatgctgcttatgctggCATCCCCGTTATTATCACCAG TGGATTTGCTCCCGAATGCCTCACTAAAGTCCTTCAAGGACAACGTATTGGTACCCTTTTCCATCAAGATGCACATTTATGGTGTTCATTCAAAGAGGTTGATGCAAGAGGGATGGCAATTGCAGCAAGGGAAAGTTCCAGACGTCTACAG GCCATGACTTCAGAGCAAAGGAAAAAAATTCTTCTGGATATAGCCGATGCCATTGAAGCAAATGCTAAAAAGATCATTGTTGAAAATGAAGCTGATGTTTCTGCTGCACAACAAGTGGGATATGAAAAATCCTTGATATCTCGCCTGGCTCTAAAGTCTGGCAAG ATTACAAGTCTTGCAAATTCTGTTCGCGTGCTTGCAAACATGGAAGATCCAATTGGTCATGTTTTGAAAAAAACCGAG CTTGCAGATGGTCTTGTCTTAGAGAAAACATCAAGTCCATTGGGTGTTCTCCTGATTGTATTTGAATCCCGTCCTGATGCACTAGTACAG ATAGCTTCATTAGCCATCCGAAGCGGGAATGGGCTTCTCTTGAAGGGGGGAAAGGAGGCTAGGAGATCAAATGCAATTTTACATAAG gtTATCACAGAAGCCATCCCAGAGAGTGTTGGGGGGAAGCTAATTGGACTTGTAACTTCAAGAGAGGAGATTCCAGATCTGCTTAAG CTTGACGATGTGATTGATCTTGTGATCCCAAGAGGCAGCAATAAACTGGTTTCTCAAATCAAGAATTCTACCAAGATTCCAGTTTTGGGGCATGCTG ATGGAATATGCCATCTCTATGTTGACAAGTCTGCAAATATGGATATGGCAAAGCGAATTGTTTTGGATGCAAAACTAGATTATCCAGCAGCCTGTAATGCAATG GAAACACTTCTTGTACATAAGGATTTAGTGCATACAATTCTCTTCAGTGATCTCATTGTTGACCTTCGCTCTGAAG GGGTTACATTATATGGTGGACCAAGGGCAAGCGCGTTGCTCAATATTCCAGAAGTTCATTCGTTTCATCTAGAATACAGTTCATTGGCTTGCACTATTGAGTTAGTAGATGATGTACATGCAGCCATTGATCATATTCATGAACATGGAAG TGCACATACTGATTGCATCATTGCAGAAGACCAAGAAGTTGTGGATCTGTTTTTAGGTCAAGTTGACAG TGCTGCTGTTTTTCACAATGCAAGCACAAGGTTTTGTGACGGTGCTCGATTTGGACTCGGTGCAGAG GTTGGGATAAGCACAAGTCGCATTCATGCTCGGGGTCCTGTAGGAGTAGAAGGATTATTAACAACGAGATG GATTCTGAGAGGAAGTGGACAAGTAGTGAATGGTGATAAGGGGATCACTTACACCCACAAGGACCTCCCAATTGAGCCCTAA
- the LOC133714774 gene encoding uncharacterized protein LOC133714774 — MDESYSGLPTSHLLGSVPAVVGEDKDKSSTSYEAPEANLQIFPPNSGGDRGRGGYQTVGGPSETFEEQPANNWRGVFNVASYTQYFNVDTDIVLNRLLSSLFPHTGDFFSKIDANPDLYGLIWICTTLVFVLTSLGNCATYLMDKHTDTTTSWVFNVSYMSLAACSVYGYAILVPLAFYFLLQYMGAKTSLVRFWCMWGYSLFIFVVASFLLLIPVEALRWIIIVLVGAASGSFVALNLKSYMEGSDFTIVVIAAFLLQLALAIFFKVYFFP; from the exons ATGGACGAGTCCTACTCCGGCCTCCCCACCAGCCACTTACTCGGCTCAGTTCCC GCTGTTGTAGGTGAAGATAAAGACAAGAGCTCCACAAGCTATGAAG CACCTGAAGCTAATTTGCAAATCTTCCCCCCAAATAGTGGAGGAGACAGAGGGCGCGGCGGTTATCAAACTGTTGGAGGTCCAAGTG AAACATTTGAAGAACAACCAGCAAACAACTGGAGGGGAGTATTTAATGTTGCATCATACACACAATATTTCAATGTGGATACGGACATTGTCTTGAACAGATTACTAAGTTCTTTGTTTCCCCACACTGGAGATTTTTTCAGCAAAATTGATGCCAATCCTGATCT ATATGGGCTAATATGGATCTGCACTACATTAGTGTTCGTGCTGACTTCTCTTGGAAACTGTGCCACCTACCTAATGGACAAGCACACTGATACCACTACTTCTTGGGTCTTTAATGTCAGTTATATGAGTTTGGCAGCCTGTTCAGTCTATGGTTATGCAATTTTGGTCCCCTTGGCGTTTTATTTTTTGCTGCAGTATATGGGTGCAAAAACTAGCCTTGTTCGATTCTGGTGTATGTGGGGATActctctcttcatttttgttGTAGCATCT TTTTTGTTACTTATCCCAGTTGAGGCTCTTCGATGGATCATTATAGTTCTTGTCGGTGCTGCATCTGGTTCCTTCGTTGCTTTGAATCTCAAGTCTTATATGGAGGGGAGTGATTTTACAATAGTGGTGATCGCTGCATTTCTCTTGCAATTGGCTCTGGCAATCTTCTTTAAGGTTTACTTCTTCCCATGA
- the LOC133714893 gene encoding probable glycosyltransferase At5g03795, producing the protein MSTTTATSILLFLFSLLLTTHSKPIPHLTSPYLSPATISANYDSMVKNFKIFIYKPNPHFTYDSPVQSLFYTALLDSDLATNNTDEAHLFFLPFPPDLPTRSIARLIRTIRTDLPYWNRTLGADHFYLSCSGVGYESDRGLVELKKNSIQISCFPTPPGQLIPHKDITLPPLASPHAPTTNTTTFLGYVRSNWVNDSAIVKGLRTNPEFLIESEPSTPQIYAQRLSSSKFCIFEYGDGDLSGIGEALRFGCVPVVITDRPIQDLPFMDVLRWQEMALFVGRRGGAKELERVLVRACWERHDQMRRLGTAAGQHLVWNVPPRALDAFHTLVYQLWLRRHTIRYVRRETA; encoded by the coding sequence ATgtccaccaccaccgccacctccattctcctcttcctcttctccctCCTCCTCACCACCCACTCCAAACCCATCCCCCACCTCACCTCCCCCTACCTCTCCCCCGCCACCATCTCCGCCAACTACGACTCCATGGTCAAGAACTTCAAAATCTTCATCTACAAGCCAAATCCTCACTTCACTTACGACTCCCCCGTCCAGTCTCTCTTCTACACCGCCCTCCTCGACAGCGACCTCGCCACCAACAACACCGACGAAGCCCACCTCTTCTTCCTCCCCTTCCCGCCAGATCTCCCCACGCGCTCCATCGCGCGTCTCATCCGCACCATCCGCACCGACCTCCCTTACTGGAACCGCACGCTCGGTGCTGACCACTTCTACCTCTCCTGCTCCGGCGTCGGGTACGAGTCCGACCGGGGCCTCGTCGAGCTGAAGAAGAACTCGATCCAGATCTCCTGCTTCCCGACCCCGCCGGGACAGCTCATCCCTCACAAGGACATCACTCTCCCCCCGCTCGCGTCCCCCCACGCGCCGACCACCAACACGACGACGTTTCTGGGCTACGTCAGGTCGAATTGGGTGAATGATTCCGCCATAGTCAAGGGGTTACGCACCAACCCGGAGTTCCTGATCGAATCGGAGCCGTCGACGCCGCAGATCTATGCACAGAGGCTCTCCAGCAGCAAGTTCTGTATCTTCGAGTACGGCGACGGCGACTTGTCCGGGATCGGAGAGGCTCTGCGGTTCGGGTGCGTCCCCGTGGTGATTACGGACCGTCCGATCCAGGACCTGCCGTTCATGGACGTGCTGAGGTGGCAGGAGATGGCGCTGTTCGTGGGGAGGAGAGGTGGGGCCAAGGAGTTGGAGCGCGTGTTGGTACGCGCGTGCTGGGAGAGGCACGACCAGATGAGGCGGTTGGGGACGGCGGCGGGTCAGCATTTGGTGTGGAACGTGCCGCCGCGGGCTTTGGATGCGTTTCATACTTTGGTTTATCAGCTGTGGTTGCGACGCCACACGATTCGATACGTCCGGCGGGAGACGGCGTAG
- the LOC133714773 gene encoding folylpolyglutamate synthase: protein MPQNSNTNPITSHSGSDPNTNQLAMVQDGDASSQTPYEAALEALSSLITKRSRADKSNKGDRFDLLFDYLRILELEEPIAQMKIIHVAGTKGKGSTCTFSESILRHCGFRTGLFTSPHLIDVRERFRLDGVDISEEKFLEYFWWSFNRLKEKANDDIPMPTYFRFLALLAFKIFAGEKVDVAILEVGLGGKFDATNVVQAPVVCGISSLGYDHMEILGYTLGAIAGEKAGIFKHGVPAFTVPQPDEAMRVLEEKASQLDVPLQTVPPVDANLLNGLKLGLEGEHQYVNAGLAVALCSTWLQRTGHLDITHPENTTSLPEQFIKGLTATVSLQGRAQIVPDHYINNESPGDLTFYLDGAHSPESMEICARWFSLSTKENSQEKTLDSSRSHDFVQRHPDVEAKKNSQILLFNCMSVRDPQLLLPNLMKTCASHGVYFKKALFVPNTSVYHKVGSHSLPPTDPQVDLSWQFSLQRVWENLMGNKGGDDRIPDTLSEELRDDVEMAVKNCENSAVFSSLPSAIKWLRDSVRHNQSARFQVLVTGSLHLVGDVLRLVKK from the exons ATGCCACAAAATAGCAATACAAACCCAATCACCTCACATTCGGGTTCAGATCCCAACACCAACCAACTCGCCATGGTTCAAG ATGGCGACGCGTCTTCGCAAACTCCATACGAGGCGGCACTGGAGGCTCTCTCCTCCTTGATCACAAAACGCAGCCGCGCCGATAAGAGCAACAAAGGCGACCGCTTCGACCTCCTCTTTGACTATCTCAGA ATTCTGGAATTAGAGGAGCCGATTGCGCAGATGAAGATCATTCATGTGGCTGGTACCAAAGGAAAG GGATCCACATGCACCTTCTCTGAATCAATACTACGTCATTGTGGCTTCCGCACTGGACTTTTCACATCTCCTCATCTCATTGATGTTCGCGAAAGATTTCGGTTGGATGG AGTGGACATCAGTGAAGAGAAATTCTTGGAGTATTTCTGGTGGTCTTTTAATAGACTAAAG GAAAAAGCTAATGATGATATACCAATGCCCACCTACTTTCGCTTCCTTGCCTTACTTGCCTTCAAGATATTTGCAGGAGAGAAG GTAGATGTTGCTATTTTAGAGGTTGGGTTAGGCGGGAAGTTTGACGCAACAAATGTG GTTCAGGCACCCGTCGTTTGTGGTATATCATCCCTTGGATATGATCACATGGAGATTCTTG GATATACTCTGGGAGCAATTGCTGGGGAGAAGGCTGGAATCTTCAAG CACGGGGTTCCTGCCTTCACTGTGCCTCAACCTGATGAAGCAATGCGGGTACTTGAAGAGAAAGCTTCTCAATTGGAT GTACCTCTTCAAACAGTACCCCCAGTGGATGCTAATTTGCTGAATGGCTTAAAACTTGGACTTGAAGGTGAGCACCAATATGTTAATGCTGGCCTTGCTGTTGCACTATGCTCTACATGGCTTCAAAGGACTGGTCATCTTGACATCACACACCCAGAAAATACT ACCTCTCTGCCGGAGCAGTTTATAAAAGGACTAACGGCTACTGTCAGTTTACAAGGCCGAGCTCAAATTGTTCCAGATCactatattaacaatgaaagcCCAGGAGATCTGACATTCTATTTAGATGGTGCCCATAGCCCCGAAAGCATGGAAATATGTGCAAGATGGTTTTCTCTTTCCACTAAAGAGAATTCTCAGGAAAAGACACTGGATTCCTCTAGatcccatgacttcgtacaaaGGCATCCTGATGTGGAAGCCAAGAAGAACTCACAG ATACTGCTGTTTAATTGTATGTCAGTGAGGGATCCTCAATTGCTTCTTCCGAACCTGATGAAAACATGTGCTAGTCATG GTGTCTACTTCAAGAAGGCGCTGTTTGTACCAAACACTTCAGTGTATCACAAGGTTGGTTCACATTCCTTACCTCCCACTGATCCTCAAGTTGATTTGTCGTGGCAATTCTCTCTTCAGAGAGTATGGGAAAATCTAATGGGAAATAAAG GAGGTGATGATAGGATCCCAGATACTCTTTCTGAAGAATTAAGAGATGATGTGGAAATGGCTGTCAAAAATTGTGAAAATAGTGCAGTTTTTTCCTCACTCCCATCAGCTATAAAGTGGCTCAGGGACAGTGTCCGACATAATCAATCTGCTCGTTTTCAG GTCCTTGTAACTGGTTCGCTACATCTTGTTGGTGATGTATTGAGATTAGTCAAGAAATGA